Proteins encoded in a region of the Streptomyces sp. NBC_00258 genome:
- a CDS encoding glycoside hydrolase family 43 protein: MRLPDMPLHDPFVVADTKTRAYHLYTSNDPSVSGVDGTGTMVYRSDDLRDWTRPVVVFLAAEQKELWAADGGWAPEVHEWGGRYYLFTTLHNQDRPIPVPPPNQWGVPFQIPAYMRGTITAVSDSLLGPFTVVDPARPTPPENLMTLDGTLHVDPSGQPWMVYAHEWLQTIDGTMEAIRLAPDLSRAIGDPVLLFKASDASWITEQIPAGLPNQLPPYVTDGPQLHRTPDGSLLMLWSTYEKNVVGQDGSISGGYVQTYATSESGTITGPWQQHRPLVREDSGHGMLFHTFDGRLMMVLHRPFDNARGKLYEMELLGHELRVLRRRSDLDGGG, from the coding sequence ATGCGTCTTCCCGACATGCCGTTGCACGATCCGTTCGTCGTCGCCGACACGAAGACGCGCGCCTACCACCTCTACACGTCCAACGACCCTTCCGTGTCGGGCGTGGACGGCACCGGCACGATGGTCTACCGCAGCGACGACCTGCGCGACTGGACGCGCCCCGTCGTGGTCTTCCTGGCCGCCGAGCAGAAGGAACTCTGGGCGGCCGACGGCGGATGGGCGCCGGAGGTCCACGAATGGGGTGGCAGGTACTACCTGTTCACGACGCTGCACAACCAGGACAGGCCGATTCCGGTGCCGCCGCCCAACCAGTGGGGTGTGCCGTTCCAGATCCCGGCCTATATGCGCGGCACGATCACGGCCGTTTCCGACTCGCTGCTGGGTCCCTTCACCGTCGTCGACCCCGCACGCCCCACCCCGCCCGAGAACCTCATGACCCTCGACGGCACGCTCCACGTCGACCCGTCCGGGCAGCCCTGGATGGTGTACGCGCACGAGTGGCTGCAGACCATCGACGGAACCATGGAGGCGATCCGGTTGGCCCCGGACCTGTCCCGGGCGATCGGGGACCCGGTCCTCCTGTTCAAGGCCTCGGACGCGTCCTGGATCACCGAGCAGATCCCCGCCGGTCTGCCGAACCAGCTCCCGCCCTACGTAACCGACGGCCCTCAGCTCCACCGCACCCCTGACGGGTCCCTGCTCATGCTGTGGTCCACGTACGAGAAGAACGTGGTCGGCCAGGACGGGAGCATCAGCGGCGGCTATGTGCAGACCTACGCCACCTCCGAGTCCGGCACCATCACAGGGCCGTGGCAGCAGCACCGGCCGCTGGTCCGCGAGGACAGCGGTCACGGCATGCTGTTCCACACCTTCGACGGCCGCCTGATGATGGTCCTCCACCGCCCCTTCGACAACGCACGGGGCAAGCTGTACGAGATGGAACTCCTCGGCCACGAGCTACGGGTGCTCCGCCGACGCTCCGACCTCGACGGCGGCGGATGA
- the modA gene encoding molybdate ABC transporter substrate-binding protein: MTRSARRTRRTLQVAGAGAAALLALSACSSSDDSSTGSDSAASGSSSPKLSGTVTVFAAASLKESFTALGKQFEQKQPGTKVTFSFGGSDSLAASITGGAPADVFASASPKTMAIVTDKGDASGTPATFVRNQLEIATLPGNPDKVASLKDLTRSGLKVVLCDRTVPCGAAAQKALDAGKLKLTPVSYEQDVKAALTKVELKEADAAVVYKTDVSAAGDKVEGVGFPESADAINDYPIVQLKDAPNAEAAKAFIALVQSADGQKVLTGAGFLKP; this comes from the coding sequence ATGACTCGTTCCGCGCGCCGGACCCGCCGGACCCTTCAGGTGGCCGGTGCGGGAGCCGCCGCGTTGCTGGCCCTGAGCGCCTGCTCCTCCTCCGACGACTCGTCGACGGGGTCCGACTCCGCCGCGTCGGGGTCCTCGTCCCCGAAGCTGTCCGGCACGGTGACCGTGTTCGCCGCGGCCTCCCTGAAGGAGAGCTTCACCGCGCTGGGCAAACAGTTCGAGCAGAAGCAACCCGGCACGAAGGTGACGTTCAGCTTCGGCGGCAGCGACTCCCTCGCCGCGAGCATCACCGGCGGCGCCCCGGCCGACGTGTTCGCCTCCGCCAGCCCCAAGACGATGGCCATCGTCACGGACAAGGGCGACGCGTCGGGGACGCCCGCCACCTTCGTCCGCAACCAGCTGGAGATCGCCACCCTGCCCGGCAACCCGGACAAGGTCGCCTCCCTCAAGGACCTCACCAGGTCGGGCCTGAAGGTCGTGCTCTGCGACAGGACCGTGCCCTGCGGCGCCGCGGCCCAGAAGGCGCTCGACGCCGGCAAGCTCAAGCTCACACCGGTCTCGTACGAGCAGGACGTCAAGGCCGCCCTGACCAAGGTCGAGCTCAAGGAGGCCGACGCGGCCGTCGTCTACAAGACCGATGTGAGCGCCGCGGGTGACAAGGTGGAGGGCGTGGGCTTCCCCGAGTCGGCCGACGCCATCAACGACTACCCGATCGTCCAGCTCAAGGACGCGCCCAACGCCGAGGCGGCCAAGGCGTTCATCGCGCTCGTGCAGTCCGCCGACGGCCAGAAGGTCCTGACCGGGGCCGGGTTCCTCAAGCCGTGA
- a CDS encoding TOBE domain-containing protein produces MSLSIRNQLPGTVTAVTPGEAMATVKVRLDGGQELTAAITSEAVKELGLAEGSAVRALVKSTEISLATGPVDGLSIRNRLPGTVTDIATGDAMASVKVSVDGGNLTSAITKDAVTDLRLGTGTAVTALIKSTEVSLATV; encoded by the coding sequence ATGAGCCTGAGCATCCGCAATCAGCTCCCCGGCACCGTCACCGCCGTCACCCCGGGCGAGGCCATGGCGACCGTCAAGGTGCGTCTCGACGGCGGGCAGGAGCTCACGGCGGCGATCACCTCGGAGGCCGTGAAGGAACTCGGTCTCGCGGAGGGTTCCGCTGTCCGCGCCCTGGTGAAGTCCACCGAGATCTCGCTGGCCACCGGCCCGGTGGACGGGCTGTCCATCCGCAACCGGCTCCCGGGCACGGTCACCGACATCGCCACGGGCGACGCCATGGCGTCCGTGAAGGTGAGCGTCGACGGCGGCAACCTGACCTCGGCGATCACGAAGGACGCCGTCACGGACCTCCGCCTGGGAACCGGTACCGCCGTCACCGCCCTGATCAAGTCGACCGAGGTGTCCCTCGCGACCGTATGA
- a CDS encoding ABC transporter ATP-binding protein, with the protein MTHTGKTQKTQKSVKSEKTEEKTEKTEKSAYEATGVPGPVPAGLDAHLVVDRGSFRLDVALTAAPGDVVALLGPNGAGKTTALRALAGLTPLTGGRLRLDGAVLDRTAPESRPVGVVFQDYLLFPHLTALDNVAFGPRCHGATKAGARAQAAEWLERMGLAEHAGARPRRLSGGQAQRVALARALATNPRLLLLDEPLAALDARTRLEVRTQLRRHLAEFEAVAVLVTHDPLDAMVLADRLVVIEDGRVVQEGTPADIARHPRTDYIAHLVGLNLYKGRAEGHTVHVDGGPSITTTEDLTGPVFVAFPPSAVTLYRDRPTGSSARNLWQCEVAGMETHGDQIRADLTGELPLAADLTTVAAAELDLHPGATVWATVKAAQTHAYPA; encoded by the coding sequence ATGACCCACACCGGGAAGACCCAGAAGACCCAGAAGTCCGTGAAGTCCGAGAAGACGGAGGAGAAGACAGAGAAGACAGAGAAGTCCGCGTACGAGGCCACGGGCGTCCCCGGCCCGGTCCCGGCGGGTCTTGACGCCCATCTCGTCGTCGACCGGGGCTCGTTCCGGCTCGACGTGGCACTGACCGCCGCACCCGGTGACGTGGTCGCCCTGCTGGGCCCCAACGGGGCCGGAAAGACCACCGCCCTGCGTGCCCTGGCCGGCCTGACGCCGCTCACCGGCGGCCGACTGCGCCTGGACGGCGCGGTGTTGGACCGTACGGCGCCCGAGTCTCGCCCGGTCGGTGTCGTCTTCCAGGACTATTTGCTCTTCCCGCACCTCACGGCCCTGGACAACGTGGCCTTCGGCCCGCGCTGCCACGGCGCGACCAAGGCGGGGGCCCGCGCCCAGGCCGCCGAATGGCTGGAGCGGATGGGCCTCGCCGAGCATGCCGGCGCCAGGCCCCGCCGCCTCTCCGGCGGCCAGGCCCAGCGCGTCGCCCTCGCCCGCGCCCTCGCCACCAACCCCCGGCTCCTCCTCCTCGACGAACCCCTCGCCGCCCTCGACGCCCGCACCCGCCTGGAGGTACGGACCCAACTCCGGCGCCACCTGGCGGAGTTCGAGGCCGTCGCCGTACTCGTCACCCACGACCCGCTCGACGCCATGGTCCTGGCCGACCGTCTCGTCGTCATCGAGGACGGCCGCGTCGTCCAGGAAGGCACCCCCGCCGACATCGCACGCCACCCTCGCACGGACTACATCGCACACCTGGTCGGTCTGAACCTCTACAAGGGACGGGCCGAGGGCCACACGGTCCACGTGGACGGCGGCCCGTCGATCACCACCACGGAGGATCTGACGGGCCCGGTCTTCGTCGCCTTCCCGCCGAGCGCGGTCACCCTCTACCGGGACCGCCCCACCGGTTCCAGTGCCCGCAATCTCTGGCAGTGCGAGGTCGCGGGCATGGAGACCCACGGCGACCAGATCCGGGCCGACCTCACCGGCGAACTCCCGCTCGCCGCCGACCTCACCACCGTCGCCGCCGCCGAACTCGACCTCCACCCCGGGGCCACGGTGTGGGCGACGGTCAAGGCGGCCCAGACGCACGCCTACCCGGCCTGA
- a CDS encoding SCO2400 family protein: MDYCTSCRRHLNGALVCPGCGAYAPDIAPVAADGHTVPAPAASVTTGTAPAWEAPWADPGDDLVPVPSAPQGRAARRRQRARWKKNQRRAVVATAVALVGGGLTVSAMDQRSGDRAQAATAPESAGTDTDTADKPSTPYTRPTRTRPDTGASSPTSSAPDRASRQRTAAPPSSTPSNLQPDSAAPPRTTAESTPQPRTTSPTSPTAEDTASDRNEARPSRTPTPSATEPSSQPPQTSPAPTATSPSQICLLVVCLG; the protein is encoded by the coding sequence ATGGACTACTGCACCTCCTGCCGCCGGCATCTCAATGGCGCCCTGGTGTGCCCCGGGTGCGGTGCCTACGCCCCGGACATAGCCCCGGTCGCCGCCGACGGTCACACCGTCCCGGCCCCGGCCGCCTCGGTGACGACGGGCACGGCGCCCGCCTGGGAGGCCCCGTGGGCCGACCCGGGCGACGACCTCGTACCCGTGCCGTCCGCCCCACAGGGACGGGCGGCACGGCGTCGTCAGCGGGCCCGCTGGAAGAAGAACCAGCGCCGGGCAGTGGTGGCGACCGCCGTCGCACTCGTCGGAGGCGGCCTGACCGTGTCCGCGATGGACCAGCGGTCCGGTGACCGGGCACAGGCGGCCACGGCACCGGAGTCCGCCGGCACGGATACGGACACCGCGGACAAACCGTCGACGCCCTACACGCGGCCGACCAGGACACGGCCCGACACCGGCGCCTCCTCCCCCACGTCCTCCGCGCCCGATCGCGCCAGTCGGCAGCGCACCGCCGCCCCGCCCAGCAGCACGCCCTCGAACCTGCAACCCGACTCGGCGGCCCCGCCGCGTACGACGGCAGAGTCGACGCCTCAGCCGCGGACGACGTCCCCGACCTCACCCACCGCCGAGGACACGGCCTCCGACCGCAACGAGGCGCGGCCCAGTCGGACGCCCACGCCCTCTGCCACCGAGCCGAGTTCGCAGCCGCCGCAGACGAGCCCCGCGCCGACCGCGACTTCGCCGTCGCAGATCTGCCTGCTCGTGGTGTGTCTCGGCTGA
- a CDS encoding ABC transporter permease, with the protein MTSPTDAPDRSAAAADTLRGGPRRGRGRVRKGFGRGVPLPLLVPALLGLAFLVLPLIALLVRTPWHSLPDQLTSPEVWQALKLSLLCATAATAVSLVIGVPLAWLLARVEFPGRGLVRALVTLPLVLPPVVGGVALLMALGRNGIVGQWLDSWFGITLPFTTTGVVIAEAFVAMPFLVISVEGTLRAADPRYEEAAATLGASRFTAFRRVTLPLIAPGIAAGAVLAWARALGEFGATITFAGNFPGRTQTMPLAVYLALQSDPEAAIALSLVLLAVSVAVLAGLRDRWMTAS; encoded by the coding sequence GTGACCTCCCCGACCGACGCGCCCGACAGGTCCGCCGCCGCGGCCGACACCCTCCGGGGTGGGCCCCGGCGCGGCCGCGGGCGTGTCCGGAAGGGCTTCGGCCGGGGCGTACCACTGCCCCTGCTGGTGCCCGCGCTGCTGGGCCTGGCGTTCCTGGTGCTGCCGCTGATCGCCCTGCTGGTCCGCACCCCCTGGCACAGCCTGCCGGACCAGCTGACCAGCCCCGAGGTCTGGCAGGCGCTGAAGCTGTCCCTGCTGTGTGCCACGGCGGCGACCGCGGTGAGCCTGGTGATCGGGGTGCCCCTGGCCTGGCTGCTGGCCCGGGTCGAGTTCCCCGGACGCGGTCTCGTGCGAGCCCTCGTCACGCTGCCGCTCGTCCTGCCGCCGGTGGTGGGCGGTGTGGCACTGCTGATGGCGCTGGGCCGCAACGGCATCGTCGGGCAGTGGCTGGACTCGTGGTTCGGGATCACGCTGCCGTTCACCACCACCGGTGTCGTCATCGCCGAGGCGTTCGTGGCGATGCCGTTCCTGGTCATCAGCGTCGAGGGCACCCTGCGCGCCGCCGACCCCCGCTACGAGGAGGCGGCCGCCACGCTCGGTGCCTCCCGCTTCACCGCCTTCCGCCGCGTCACGCTGCCGCTGATCGCGCCCGGAATCGCGGCAGGCGCCGTGCTGGCCTGGGCACGGGCACTGGGCGAGTTCGGCGCGACGATCACCTTCGCCGGCAACTTCCCCGGCCGTACGCAGACCATGCCGCTGGCCGTCTACCTGGCCCTGCAGAGCGACCCGGAGGCGGCCATCGCTCTCAGCCTGGTGCTGCTCGCCGTGTCCGTCGCGGTCCTGGCCGGGCTGCGCGATCGCTGGATGACCGCCTCATGA
- a CDS encoding M24 family metallopeptidase, producing MADDEPMRAARLLDAQAKAERLFAEIEERGLVAAGEEERAVSDRVRDLANELFGTTRHWHKRIVRSGPNTLKPYRENPPDRPIGADDIVFADFGPIFEEYEADFGRTFVLGDDPVKRRLRDDLPKVFAAGQRFFESEPDITGKRLYAEVERLATDAGWELGGWHAGHLVGEFPHEWIDGADVESYIAPGNDTPLRRTDKAGRRCHWILEIHLVDRERGFGGFYEELLDLR from the coding sequence ATGGCGGATGACGAACCCATGCGCGCGGCGCGGCTGCTGGACGCTCAGGCGAAGGCCGAGCGGCTCTTCGCGGAGATCGAGGAGCGCGGGCTCGTCGCCGCGGGGGAGGAGGAGCGGGCGGTCAGCGACCGGGTCCGGGATCTGGCGAACGAACTGTTCGGTACGACCCGGCACTGGCACAAGCGGATCGTGCGCTCAGGCCCGAACACGCTGAAGCCCTACCGGGAGAACCCGCCGGACCGTCCGATCGGCGCGGACGACATCGTGTTCGCCGACTTCGGTCCGATCTTCGAGGAGTACGAGGCCGACTTCGGACGCACCTTCGTACTGGGCGACGACCCGGTCAAGCGGCGGCTGAGGGACGATCTGCCGAAGGTCTTCGCGGCCGGGCAGCGGTTCTTCGAGAGCGAGCCCGACATCACCGGCAAGCGGCTGTACGCCGAGGTCGAGCGGCTCGCGACCGACGCCGGGTGGGAGCTGGGCGGCTGGCATGCCGGGCACCTGGTCGGCGAGTTCCCGCACGAGTGGATCGACGGCGCGGACGTGGAGTCGTACATCGCGCCGGGCAACGACACCCCGCTGCGGCGCACCGACAAGGCCGGGCGCCGCTGCCACTGGATCCTGGAGATCCATCTCGTCGACCGGGAGCGCGGGTTCGGCGGCTTCTACGAGGAACTGCTCGACCTGCGCTGA